In one window of Deinococcus terrestris DNA:
- a CDS encoding HD domain-containing phosphohydrolase → MGDDQVYETALEALTGAQAEGDLRRVAEAALRLGRLDSVREDHASARKQYELALHLYQQLHCWGELADTHYLLADLLTDMGEWPAAHDHAQAALGLGPSPDREVEIRNLLAASYHATGESRKALTELEKVLVAYENRGSVLGQVKTLGNMGVLLTKRGEYPEALHCLTSAYTLSTGTPDPDEQMLRVQGNLLLNLGDLYQDLRDLGKAYDYFLEVLSSARQFKNQSLEALAVLNLAGVDYELDRLADAHKHYARALELARAVQNRYAELSALDGLARVLLAWNRVDEARKTLHEAEQISLDTEDVEGQLDVLLHLGEVHVRQGALPEAIGIFERALRLADEIGRPKVGCDALRCLYQLQARLGQTELAFQALEQLYGRERTLLNAEVDERVQGMTARFEVERAQHQAELNRLRMVAAEEARATAEAEVRERTHSLELAQIEVVTRLAVAAEYRDDTTGDHTQRVGQLSAAIGARLGLPPEEVELLRIAARLHDVGKIGIPDSILLKEGPLTPEEYRQMRRHTVIGARILAGGQSRLLQMAETIAQHHHEHWNGRGYPCGLAGEEIPLVARIVAVADVYDALTHRRSYKAAWPKPKALAELTAQVGQQFDPAVVREALVVLGGAPPLNTGGGGEEGSPMVRALA, encoded by the coding sequence GTGGGCGACGATCAGGTTTATGAAACCGCGCTGGAAGCGCTGACAGGCGCCCAGGCGGAGGGGGATTTGCGGAGGGTGGCCGAGGCTGCCCTCCGGCTTGGTCGTTTGGACAGCGTCCGGGAAGACCATGCGTCGGCCCGCAAGCAGTACGAGTTGGCCCTCCACTTGTACCAGCAACTGCACTGCTGGGGGGAGCTGGCCGACACGCACTACCTATTGGCCGATCTGCTGACGGACATGGGCGAGTGGCCCGCCGCCCATGACCATGCCCAGGCCGCGCTTGGCCTGGGACCCTCCCCGGACCGAGAGGTCGAGATCAGGAATCTCCTGGCGGCTTCCTACCACGCGACCGGCGAGTCGAGAAAGGCCCTGACCGAACTCGAAAAAGTGTTGGTGGCCTACGAAAACCGGGGCTCTGTCCTGGGGCAGGTTAAGACCCTGGGCAATATGGGCGTTCTCCTGACCAAGCGGGGGGAGTACCCGGAAGCTCTGCACTGCCTGACCTCCGCTTACACCCTTTCGACAGGCACCCCCGACCCCGACGAGCAGATGCTGCGGGTGCAGGGCAATCTGCTGCTGAACCTGGGTGACCTGTATCAGGACCTGCGCGACCTGGGAAAAGCCTACGACTACTTTCTGGAAGTGCTTTCCTCGGCCCGCCAGTTCAAGAATCAGAGTCTGGAAGCGCTCGCCGTCCTTAACCTGGCGGGGGTGGACTATGAGCTGGACCGCCTGGCCGACGCGCACAAGCACTATGCCAGGGCACTGGAGCTGGCCAGGGCCGTGCAGAACCGCTATGCCGAGTTGTCGGCGCTGGACGGTCTCGCCCGCGTCCTGCTGGCCTGGAACCGGGTGGATGAGGCGCGGAAGACGCTGCACGAGGCCGAGCAGATCTCCCTGGACACCGAGGATGTCGAGGGGCAGCTCGACGTGCTGCTGCACCTGGGCGAAGTGCATGTTCGGCAGGGCGCCCTGCCCGAGGCCATCGGCATCTTCGAGCGGGCGCTGCGGCTGGCCGACGAGATCGGGCGGCCCAAGGTGGGCTGCGACGCGCTGCGCTGCCTGTACCAACTTCAGGCCCGGCTGGGACAGACGGAACTGGCCTTTCAGGCCCTAGAGCAGCTGTATGGGCGCGAGCGCACCCTGCTGAACGCCGAGGTTGACGAGCGGGTGCAGGGCATGACCGCCCGCTTCGAGGTGGAACGGGCGCAGCATCAGGCCGAACTCAACCGCCTGCGGATGGTGGCCGCCGAGGAAGCCCGCGCCACCGCCGAGGCCGAGGTGCGCGAACGCACCCACAGCCTGGAGCTCGCGCAGATCGAGGTGGTGACCCGGCTGGCGGTGGCGGCCGAGTACCGCGACGACACCACCGGGGACCACACCCAGCGGGTGGGCCAGCTCTCGGCGGCCATCGGGGCGCGGCTGGGGCTGCCGCCGGAGGAAGTCGAGCTGCTGCGGATCGCCGCACGGCTGCACGACGTGGGCAAGATCGGGATTCCCGACAGCATCCTGCTCAAAGAAGGCCCACTGACCCCCGAGGAGTACCGCCAGATGCGGCGGCATACCGTGATCGGTGCCCGCATCCTGGCGGGGGGCCAGAGCCGCCTGCTGCAGATGGCAGAAACCATCGCCCAGCACCACCATGAGCACTGGAACGGCCGGGGCTATCCCTGTGGGCTCGCGGGCGAGGAGATCCCCCTCGTCGCCCGCATCGTGGCGGTGGCCGACGTGTACGACGCCCTGACCCACCGCCGCTCCTACAAGGCCGCGTGGCCGAAGCCAAAAGCGCTCGCGGAACTGACCGCGCAGGTCGGGCAGCAGTTCGACCCGGCCGTGGTCCGCGAGGCCCTCGTGGTGCTGGGCGGGGCGCCGCCCCTGAACACCGGGGGCGGCGGGGAAGAAGGCTCCCCGATGGTCCGGGCCTTGGCCTGA
- a CDS encoding S8 family serine peptidase has protein sequence MGSQTTAARPSHVVQVRVPAGTTREQVEATYGAPALMFDAQEGYAVLGLSAAQARGSGLRAQNLAETPESNLGAFSASAIATMQGRTMWIKGDFSLWTAEGRTMWIKGQYDLIPENNLNFQIIRLEQAHTLAPKLGQGIKVAVIDTGVDVDHPALAGSLAPAGEWRDFYAGDTNPDEEGVLGEGGYGHGTGVAGIVLQIAPKATILPLRVLGPDGSGDVLHVAQAIDWAVARGAQVINLSLGSEERSAIVQDAIKRATEKNNVLVVASAGNENRPAISYPAHDMASGGAGERSLSVGSVNTAGLKSPFSNYSSNLEMVALGENVYTPGPDGMLVSWSGTSMATPMAAGGLALALSQGIDVPLKDLTKKMAEKSYDLYNNGMNAPYKDKLGKKGLMNLEAFLKDVLK, from the coding sequence GTGGGCTCCCAGACGACGGCAGCGCGGCCCAGCCACGTCGTGCAGGTCCGGGTCCCGGCCGGGACCACCCGCGAACAGGTGGAGGCCACCTACGGCGCCCCCGCCCTGATGTTTGATGCCCAGGAGGGGTACGCCGTACTGGGGCTCTCGGCGGCGCAGGCGAGGGGCTCGGGTCTGCGGGCACAGAATCTCGCGGAGACCCCTGAGAGCAACCTGGGGGCCTTCTCGGCGAGTGCCATTGCGACCATGCAGGGGCGCACCATGTGGATCAAGGGTGACTTTAGCCTCTGGACGGCCGAAGGCCGCACCATGTGGATCAAGGGGCAGTACGACCTGATCCCGGAAAACAACCTGAATTTCCAGATCATCCGTCTGGAGCAGGCACATACCCTGGCGCCCAAGCTGGGGCAGGGCATCAAGGTCGCCGTCATCGATACGGGTGTGGATGTGGACCACCCGGCACTGGCCGGATCACTGGCGCCCGCCGGGGAATGGCGCGACTTCTACGCGGGCGACACCAACCCCGACGAGGAAGGCGTGCTGGGCGAGGGCGGCTACGGCCACGGCACGGGTGTGGCGGGCATCGTGCTCCAGATCGCGCCCAAGGCGACCATTCTGCCGCTGCGGGTGCTGGGACCGGACGGCTCCGGGGACGTGCTGCACGTCGCGCAGGCCATCGACTGGGCGGTCGCCAGGGGCGCTCAGGTCATTAACCTCAGCCTGGGGAGCGAGGAACGTTCGGCCATCGTGCAGGACGCGATCAAGCGGGCGACGGAAAAGAACAACGTTCTGGTCGTCGCCTCGGCGGGCAACGAGAACCGCCCGGCGATCAGCTACCCCGCGCACGACATGGCCTCCGGCGGCGCGGGCGAGCGTAGCCTCAGCGTGGGCAGCGTGAACACCGCAGGACTGAAGTCTCCGTTTTCCAACTACAGCTCCAACCTCGAAATGGTGGCCCTCGGCGAGAATGTCTACACGCCTGGCCCCGACGGCATGCTGGTGTCGTGGAGCGGCACCTCCATGGCCACGCCGATGGCTGCAGGCGGCCTGGCCCTCGCGCTCTCGCAAGGCATTGACGTACCGCTCAAGGACCTTACCAAGAAGATGGCCGAAAAGTCCTATGACCTGTACAACAACGGCATGAACGCGCCGTACAAGGACAAGCTGGGCAAGAAGGGCCTGATGAACCTCGAGGCCTTCCTCAAGGATGTGCTCAAGTAA
- a CDS encoding APC family permease, giving the protein MSSPNAPSGAFRRWFLETDTPEPEGFYEGEQEVQHEHRTQPWWKVMCLTGVDYFSTLGYQPGIAALAAGALAPVATLVLVLVTLLGALPMYRRVAGESPHGDGSLSMLERLLAYWPGKLLVLSLLGFVATGFIITITLSAADATAHLLETPLLRDVLEGQRVVVTLGLLALLGAVFLKGFKEAIGLAVGIVAAYLGLSLVVVGHGLTEVLARPELLSGWWEALSGTYLSPLALAGAALLVFPALALGLSGFETGVVVMPLVRGEAGDRPEKPRGRIRNTRKLLTTAALIMSVMLLGSSLVTTLLIPRHEFWAATTVTKTVSAADLRSGRAVANVPLDHPTRPREVHALTLPAGRTGTYTVDADTVGGRVPFTVTVTPQGGAASVTVQTPPGKANGRALAYLAHERLGDGFGSLYDLATILILWFAGASAMAGLLNIVPRYLPRYGMAPDWTRATRPLVVLFVGVSAVVTALFRADVDAQAGAYATGVLALMTSAAIAVFLTERGRGHRGAALAFGLISLLFIYTSVVTVRERPEGLWIALLFVLAIVLVSAASRVQRSTELRVQSVVLDGEAQQMVRDVVARGLPLRFIANRLNEGDAEEYRLKALEVRLDNHLSPGDAALFLEVAVTDASEFSAVVPVCGVRVGPHRILRARGSSVPNTLAAVLLWMRDHTGTPPHVYFEWSEKGPAQNALRFLLAGEGDIPPLTHEVLRVAEPDMTRRPVVHVGG; this is encoded by the coding sequence ATGAGTTCGCCCAACGCGCCCTCCGGCGCCTTTCGGCGCTGGTTTCTGGAAACCGACACGCCCGAGCCCGAAGGCTTTTATGAGGGCGAACAGGAAGTGCAGCACGAGCACCGCACCCAGCCCTGGTGGAAGGTGATGTGCCTGACCGGGGTGGACTACTTCTCCACCCTGGGCTATCAGCCAGGGATTGCCGCGCTGGCCGCAGGAGCCCTCGCGCCCGTGGCGACGCTGGTGCTGGTGCTGGTCACCCTCCTGGGTGCCCTGCCCATGTACCGCCGGGTCGCGGGCGAGAGTCCGCACGGGGACGGCAGCCTGTCGATGCTCGAACGGCTGCTGGCCTACTGGCCGGGCAAGCTGCTGGTGCTCTCACTGCTGGGCTTCGTCGCCACCGGCTTCATTATCACCATCACGCTCTCGGCCGCCGACGCCACCGCGCACCTGCTGGAAACGCCGCTGCTGCGGGACGTGCTGGAGGGCCAGCGGGTCGTCGTGACCCTGGGGCTGCTGGCCCTGCTGGGAGCCGTCTTCCTCAAGGGGTTCAAGGAAGCCATCGGGCTGGCAGTGGGCATCGTGGCCGCGTACCTGGGGCTCAGCCTGGTGGTGGTGGGGCATGGGCTGACCGAGGTGCTGGCCCGGCCCGAGCTGCTGAGTGGCTGGTGGGAGGCGCTGAGCGGGACCTACCTCTCGCCCCTGGCGCTGGCGGGGGCGGCGCTCCTGGTCTTTCCGGCACTGGCGCTGGGGCTCTCGGGCTTCGAGACGGGCGTGGTCGTGATGCCGCTGGTGCGCGGGGAAGCGGGCGACCGGCCGGAAAAGCCGCGTGGCCGCATCCGCAACACCCGCAAACTGCTGACCACCGCCGCGCTGATCATGAGCGTGATGCTGCTGGGCTCCAGCCTGGTGACCACCCTGCTGATTCCCCGCCACGAGTTCTGGGCGGCGACGACCGTCACCAAGACGGTGAGTGCGGCGGACCTGAGATCGGGCCGCGCAGTGGCGAACGTGCCGCTCGACCACCCCACCCGCCCGCGCGAGGTCCACGCGCTGACCCTGCCCGCCGGGCGCACCGGCACCTACACGGTAGACGCGGACACGGTGGGGGGCCGGGTGCCCTTCACGGTCACGGTGACCCCGCAGGGGGGGGCTGCCAGCGTCACGGTGCAGACCCCTCCCGGCAAGGCGAACGGCCGGGCGCTGGCCTACCTCGCGCACGAGCGGCTGGGCGACGGGTTCGGGAGCCTCTATGACCTCGCCACGATCCTGATCCTGTGGTTCGCGGGGGCGTCAGCGATGGCGGGGCTGCTCAATATCGTGCCGCGCTACCTGCCGCGCTACGGCATGGCGCCCGACTGGACGCGGGCGACGCGGCCGCTGGTCGTGCTGTTCGTGGGGGTCAGCGCCGTAGTCACGGCCCTGTTCCGCGCCGACGTGGACGCGCAGGCAGGGGCCTACGCGACGGGCGTGCTGGCCCTGATGACCTCGGCGGCCATCGCCGTCTTCCTCACCGAGCGGGGGCGGGGGCACCGGGGAGCGGCCCTGGCCTTCGGCCTGATCAGCCTGCTGTTTATCTATACGAGCGTGGTTACCGTCCGCGAGCGCCCCGAGGGGCTGTGGATCGCGCTGCTCTTCGTCCTTGCCATCGTGCTCGTCAGTGCGGCATCGCGTGTGCAGCGCAGCACAGAGCTGCGGGTCCAGAGCGTGGTTCTCGACGGGGAAGCGCAGCAGATGGTGCGGGACGTCGTTGCGCGGGGACTGCCGCTGCGCTTTATCGCCAACCGCCTCAACGAAGGCGACGCGGAGGAATACCGTCTCAAGGCGCTGGAGGTGCGGCTCGACAATCACCTCTCACCGGGGGACGCGGCCCTCTTTCTAGAAGTGGCGGTCACCGACGCGAGCGAATTCAGCGCGGTGGTCCCGGTGTGCGGGGTCCGGGTGGGGCCGCACCGCATCCTGCGGGCCAGGGGCAGCAGCGTGCCCAACACGCTGGCCGCCGTGCTGTTGTGGATGCGTGACCACACCGGCACGCCCCCCCACGTGTACTTCGAGTGGAGCGAGAAAGGCCCCGCCCAGAACGCCCTACGCTTCCTCCTCGCGGGCGAGGGCGACATTCCGCCGCTGACCCACGAGGTGCTGCGGGTGGCCGAGCCGGATATGACCCGGCGCCCGGTCGTCCACGTGGGCGGATAG
- a CDS encoding HD domain-containing phosphohydrolase — MTRADKDNLWQAGTPGGRGAAPPDHAQAHTRTVPRRWAAALLGLTLLAGSFTLLLLRSAEHERTTLLLLADTAAAVQHHRALTWQAAAPGGLTLDVQGELRECRARLRTLHARLLWTEERERTAPVPLTLPGFPPSRVREGPWSLAPVAAALGRLLEEGAEAPGRLHAARLGRLASGVRAAREDEARRVTDLAAGVSLLALVLTLLTAALLTRRSQLSRLRVEALERERIEKRGREHRDSLTGLLGRRGLARRYGELSVAGDLTVTMLDLNRLRAINDAGGHAAGDEYLRQVARALQAGAGPGGVVARWGGDEFVLLLPGPRPEAARQVAADAQAALRQEGDLPPFAHGTVTVGQGTPLGRALTLADAAMYEDKERQRQALAAAGAGAEPGPTVEDFTARLEALETPQEVVQEGLSLARRLLGFEVSARLECEGERFVARHIDGALEPQALAVLQGMVYREGVGLAGQALLRGTTVWSSDYASEPLALSPWRRCGLKSVVIVPVRSGGRVTGAVGLLNFSSWRVITPQVRRLLEAVAWRLSHAAEQQRAVEEVRHALHSGVLALGVALEARDLETAGHTERVVALSVALGKRLGLGGQRLEALRQGASLHDIGKLSIPDAVLLKPGKLTPEEWAVMQTHAERGAELAGRLRGLLPGTLDVIRSHHEKWDGSGYPDGLAGEAIPLAARVFAICDVYDALTQARPYKRAWTHGEALAELRAQSGRHFDPAVVTAFLKVVETVDLQSVSSSGALMATTPPAGS; from the coding sequence GTGACCAGAGCGGACAAGGACAACCTGTGGCAGGCCGGGACCCCCGGGGGACGGGGTGCTGCCCCACCCGACCACGCGCAGGCACACACCCGCACCGTACCGCGCCGCTGGGCCGCCGCGCTGCTGGGTCTGACGCTGCTGGCCGGGAGCTTCACACTGCTGCTGCTGCGCTCGGCCGAGCACGAGCGGACCACCCTGCTGCTGCTGGCCGACACTGCGGCGGCCGTTCAGCACCACCGTGCCCTGACGTGGCAGGCGGCTGCACCCGGCGGCCTCACGCTGGACGTGCAGGGCGAACTGCGGGAGTGCCGGGCGCGGCTGCGGACCCTGCACGCCCGGCTGCTCTGGACCGAGGAGCGCGAGCGCACGGCCCCGGTGCCCCTCACGCTGCCGGGCTTTCCGCCCAGCCGGGTCCGCGAGGGGCCGTGGTCGCTGGCCCCGGTCGCGGCGGCCCTGGGCCGTTTGCTGGAGGAGGGCGCAGAAGCCCCAGGGAGGCTGCATGCCGCGCGGCTGGGACGCCTGGCCTCGGGGGTGCGGGCCGCGCGGGAGGACGAAGCCCGGCGGGTCACTGACCTGGCGGCGGGCGTGAGCCTGCTCGCGCTGGTCCTGACGCTGCTGACGGCCGCGCTGCTGACGCGGCGCTCGCAGCTCAGCCGCCTGCGGGTGGAGGCGCTGGAACGGGAGCGCATAGAAAAGCGCGGGCGCGAACACCGCGACTCGCTGACCGGGCTGCTGGGTCGCCGGGGGCTGGCGCGGCGGTACGGGGAGCTGTCGGTGGCGGGGGACCTCACCGTCACCATGCTGGACCTCAACCGGCTGCGGGCGATCAACGACGCGGGCGGGCACGCGGCGGGCGACGAGTACCTGCGGCAGGTCGCTCGGGCGCTGCAGGCGGGAGCCGGGCCGGGCGGCGTGGTGGCCCGCTGGGGCGGCGACGAGTTTGTGCTGCTGCTGCCCGGTCCCCGCCCCGAGGCGGCGCGGCAGGTCGCCGCGGATGCGCAGGCGGCGCTGCGGCAGGAAGGTGACCTGCCCCCCTTCGCCCACGGCACGGTGACGGTGGGCCAGGGAACGCCCCTGGGCCGCGCCCTGACCCTGGCCGACGCGGCGATGTACGAGGATAAGGAGCGCCAGCGTCAGGCCCTCGCGGCGGCGGGGGCAGGCGCCGAACCGGGTCCCACCGTCGAGGACTTCACTGCCCGGCTCGAAGCCCTCGAAACCCCTCAGGAGGTGGTGCAGGAGGGCCTCTCGCTGGCCCGGCGGCTGCTGGGCTTCGAGGTCAGCGCCCGGCTGGAGTGCGAGGGGGAACGCTTCGTGGCGCGGCATATCGACGGCGCACTGGAGCCTCAGGCGCTGGCCGTGCTTCAGGGCATGGTCTACCGCGAGGGGGTGGGACTGGCGGGACAGGCCCTGCTGCGCGGCACGACCGTCTGGAGCAGCGACTACGCCTCCGAGCCGCTGGCACTCTCGCCCTGGCGGCGCTGCGGCCTCAAGAGCGTGGTGATTGTGCCGGTCCGCAGCGGCGGACGGGTGACTGGGGCGGTGGGCCTGCTGAACTTTAGCTCATGGCGGGTGATCACCCCGCAGGTGCGCCGTTTGCTGGAGGCGGTCGCGTGGCGCCTGAGCCACGCCGCCGAGCAGCAGCGGGCGGTGGAGGAGGTGCGCCACGCCCTGCACAGCGGCGTGCTCGCGCTGGGGGTGGCGCTCGAGGCCCGCGACCTCGAAACCGCCGGGCACACTGAGCGGGTGGTGGCCCTCAGTGTGGCGCTGGGCAAGCGGCTGGGGCTGGGGGGACAGCGGCTCGAGGCCCTGCGGCAGGGCGCTTCCCTGCACGACATCGGCAAGCTCAGCATTCCCGACGCCGTGCTGCTCAAGCCCGGCAAGCTGACCCCAGAGGAGTGGGCCGTGATGCAGACGCACGCCGAGCGCGGAGCCGAACTCGCCGGGCGGCTGCGCGGCCTGCTTCCCGGCACCCTTGACGTGATTCGCAGCCACCATGAGAAATGGGACGGCAGCGGCTATCCCGACGGCCTCGCGGGGGAGGCGATTCCCCTGGCGGCCCGCGTCTTTGCCATCTGCGACGTGTACGACGCGCTTACCCAGGCCCGGCCCTACAAGCGGGCCTGGACCCACGGGGAAGCGCTGGCCGAGCTGCGGGCGCAATCGGGGCGGCACTTCGACCCGGCGGTCGTGACGGCCTTCCTGAAGGTCGTGGAGACGGTGGATCTCCAGTCGGTCAGCTCCAGCGGTGCGCTGATGGCCACCACGCCCCCGGCTGGGAGCTGA
- the galK gene encoding galactokinase, whose translation MKMFEEIFGHGPTVTARAPGRVNLLGEHTDYQGGYVLPTAIPQQATVRLAPNGTGEHHVYAADLDEHATFPVGENAAGGFARYVAGALALGGAREGLNVHVTSDVPMAAGLSSSAALEVASLRALRDLGVLDADDEALALLAQRVEHEYVGVKSGILDQMASTFARAGQMLFLDTRTLHRETLPLPAGSEVLVIDSGVPRQLADSGYNERRAQVEEAARLLGVPELRDVTDPAWVEGLPSPLRERARHVVTENGRVLEAVRPGVSPERFGELMNASHASLRDDYAVSHPVVDALVAALQAHRDVYGARMTGAGFGGSLVALVRAGTAAAVGDAALGAGDGRARRVVP comes from the coding sequence ATGAAAATGTTTGAGGAGATATTCGGCCACGGCCCCACTGTCACCGCCCGCGCTCCGGGCCGGGTCAACCTGCTGGGCGAGCACACCGACTACCAGGGCGGGTACGTTCTGCCCACCGCCATTCCGCAGCAGGCGACGGTGCGCCTGGCCCCCAACGGCACGGGTGAGCACCATGTCTACGCCGCCGATCTGGACGAGCACGCCACCTTCCCGGTCGGGGAGAATGCCGCCGGGGGTTTTGCCCGCTACGTGGCGGGAGCTCTGGCGCTGGGGGGGGCGCGGGAGGGCCTGAATGTCCACGTGACGAGCGACGTGCCGATGGCCGCCGGGCTCTCCAGCAGCGCCGCGCTGGAGGTGGCCTCCCTGCGGGCGCTGCGCGACCTCGGCGTGCTGGACGCGGACGACGAGGCGCTGGCCCTCCTCGCGCAACGGGTTGAGCACGAGTACGTGGGCGTCAAGTCGGGAATCCTGGACCAGATGGCGAGCACCTTCGCGCGGGCGGGGCAGATGCTCTTTCTGGACACCCGCACCCTGCACCGCGAGACGCTGCCGCTTCCTGCGGGGTCCGAGGTGCTGGTAATCGACTCCGGGGTGCCCCGTCAACTCGCGGACTCCGGCTACAACGAGCGCCGCGCCCAGGTGGAGGAGGCCGCCCGGCTCCTCGGTGTGCCCGAGTTGCGGGACGTGACAGACCCGGCCTGGGTAGAGGGGCTGCCCTCGCCCCTGCGCGAGCGTGCCCGGCACGTCGTCACCGAGAACGGTCGGGTCCTGGAGGCGGTGCGGCCGGGCGTGAGTCCAGAGCGGTTCGGGGAACTGATGAACGCCTCGCACGCCAGCTTGCGGGACGACTACGCGGTCTCGCACCCGGTCGTGGACGCTCTCGTTGCGGCGCTGCAAGCCCACCGCGACGTGTACGGCGCCCGGATGACCGGGGCAGGCTTTGGTGGGTCGCTCGTCGCGCTGGTGCGGGCGGGGACGGCGGCGGCGGTGGGGGACGCGGCGCTGGGCGCCGGGGACGGCCGGGCGCGGCGGGTGGTGCCGTAG
- the galT gene encoding galactose-1-phosphate uridylyltransferase, which translates to MTETAPLPFHSADFTKPDGRALTLYGLQPIEVRGEIPSPAGDPPVPRPTMRWHPLRGEWVMYAAHRLGRTFLPPPEYNPLAPTTNSEHPTELPQGTYDLAVFDNRFPSLTLNAPPPEHPASPSERAGTGKCEVVVFSQDPSGRLADLSEAQMALLLGVWADRTTRLAATGKIRSVLAFENRGVEVGVTLHHPHGQIYAYDHVPPVQARMLEGARAHLEEHGRPWLADFVADEREAGIRLIRDEGDALSVVPPFARYTYETWVLPTRPVGLLSELTDGERLAFARALKDALLRLDALFGVRTPYLLTVHQAPLDGEAHAALSPEYFPLHIELYPYLRAPGRMKYLAGTEQGAGEFANDKFPEAAAAELRALEVP; encoded by the coding sequence ATGACTGAGACGGCTCCCCTCCCCTTTCATTCCGCCGACTTCACCAAGCCCGACGGCCGGGCGCTGACCCTCTATGGCCTCCAGCCCATCGAGGTCCGGGGCGAGATTCCCAGCCCCGCCGGGGACCCGCCCGTTCCCCGCCCCACGATGCGCTGGCACCCCCTGCGCGGCGAGTGGGTGATGTACGCCGCGCATCGCCTGGGCCGCACCTTTCTGCCGCCGCCCGAGTACAACCCCCTCGCGCCGACCACCAATTCCGAGCACCCCACCGAGCTGCCGCAGGGAACGTACGACCTCGCCGTCTTCGACAACCGCTTTCCCAGCCTGACGCTGAACGCGCCGCCGCCCGAGCACCCCGCCTCCCCCTCCGAGCGGGCGGGCACCGGCAAGTGCGAGGTCGTGGTGTTCAGCCAGGACCCCTCGGGGCGGCTGGCCGACCTGTCAGAGGCGCAGATGGCCCTCCTACTCGGGGTGTGGGCCGACCGCACCACCCGGCTGGCGGCGACCGGAAAGATTCGCAGTGTCCTCGCCTTCGAGAACCGGGGCGTGGAGGTCGGCGTGACCCTGCACCACCCGCACGGGCAGATTTACGCCTACGACCACGTTCCCCCCGTGCAGGCGCGGATGCTGGAGGGAGCGCGGGCGCACCTGGAGGAGCATGGGCGGCCCTGGCTGGCCGACTTCGTGGCCGACGAGCGGGAAGCGGGGATACGGCTCATCCGCGACGAGGGGGACGCGCTGAGCGTGGTGCCCCCCTTCGCCCGCTACACCTACGAAACGTGGGTGCTGCCCACCCGCCCAGTGGGGCTTCTGTCGGAGCTGACGGACGGAGAGCGGCTGGCCTTCGCCCGCGCGCTGAAAGACGCGCTGCTGCGGCTCGACGCCCTCTTCGGCGTACGGACGCCCTACCTACTGACCGTGCATCAGGCACCGCTGGACGGGGAGGCCCACGCGGCCCTCTCCCCGGAGTACTTTCCCCTTCACATCGAGCTGTACCCCTACCTGCGGGCACCCGGCCGCATGAAGTACCTCGCCGGAACCGAGCAGGGGGCGGGCGAGTTCGCCAACGACAAGTTCCCGGAAGCCGCCGCCGCCGAGCTGCGGGCGCTGGAGGTCCCATGA